A portion of the Calliphora vicina chromosome 5, idCalVici1.1, whole genome shotgun sequence genome contains these proteins:
- the LOC135961141 gene encoding uncharacterized protein LOC135961141 — protein sequence MNFVVKTLSVLLSVIALNVVLPIEAQLFGGTSVVLGKKHYYIETSNQGSFYEAAYSCAQLGMTLASIESKTEFNSLKSFLTNSEIIANVYWLSGISYGPLNTAKPYSWLGTGKPITYWSSDPELTNADQCLKTVTNTFEYAEGTCTESNYYICEKPLEPYCGKYGQCRYTYSSNSN from the exons atgaattttgttgtcAAAACCTTGAGTGTGTTGTTGAGCGTTATCGCCTTAAATGTTGTGTTACCCATTGAAGCCCAATTGTTTGGGGGCACCAGTGTTGTTTTGGGTAAGAAACACTATTATATTGAAACGTCGAATCAAGGAAGTTTCTATGAGGCAGCCTATAGCTGTGCTCAATTGGGCATGACATTGGCATCGATTGAATCGAAAACTGAATTTAATAGTCTGAAGAGTTTTTTAACAAATAGCG aaattatCGCTAATGTCTATTGGTTGAGTGGTATTAGCTATGGTCCTTTAAATACTGCTAAACCTTACAGCTGGTTAGGAACTGGTAAACCAATAACATATTGGTCTTCTGATCCTGAGCTCACTAATGCTGATCAATGCTTAAAGACAGTAACAAACACCTTTGAATACGCAGAAGGAACTTGCACTGAGAGTAACTATTACATTTGCGAAAAACCCCTTGAACCGTATTGCGGTAAATACGGCCAATGTCGTTACACTTACAGTTCCAATTCCAATTAA